A window of Planctomycetota bacterium contains these coding sequences:
- a CDS encoding tRNA (guanine(46)-N(7))-methyltransferase TrmB, whose product MPSKSDLIIEPVALPEDGLGKPIDLNTLYGNGLPIEVEIGSGKGTFLVREAARRTDVNFLGIEWARFYWRSTCDRLRRNGLGDRVRMARADASVFLRDHIADASVAAFHVYFPDPWPKARHNKRRLIQPPFLDTVCRCLVNGGTIRAVTDHPDYAEQIETVFKAGPLRVDRCRRGTDPVVETNFENKYREEGRTFLDVIATKI is encoded by the coding sequence GTGCCGAGCAAGAGCGACCTGATCATCGAGCCTGTCGCCCTGCCAGAGGATGGACTGGGCAAGCCGATCGACCTCAACACGCTGTATGGCAACGGCCTACCGATCGAAGTGGAGATCGGTAGCGGCAAGGGGACGTTTCTTGTCCGCGAGGCTGCCCGGCGGACGGACGTCAACTTCCTCGGCATCGAATGGGCCCGGTTTTACTGGCGTTCGACGTGTGACCGGCTTCGTCGAAACGGACTTGGCGACCGCGTTCGCATGGCCCGAGCCGATGCAAGCGTTTTCCTGCGAGACCACATCGCCGATGCCTCCGTCGCAGCGTTCCACGTCTACTTCCCAGACCCCTGGCCCAAAGCCCGGCACAACAAGCGACGCCTGATCCAGCCGCCCTTCCTCGACACCGTCTGCCGCTGCCTGGTCAACGGCGGGACGATTCGGGCTGTGACGGACCATCCCGACTACGCGGAACAGATCGAGACTGTCTTCAAGGCTGGCCCGCTGCGTGTCGACCGCTGCCGGCGTGGGACGGACCCGGTCGTCGAGACGAACTTCGAGAACAAGTATCGGGAAGAAGGTCGGACCTTCCTCGACGTGATCGCGACGAAGATTTAG